From the Candidatus Omnitrophota bacterium genome, the window GTTTCTCCAAGGACGGGATGGCCTGGCCGCTTCAGGATGAGGCGCAGGAGTTGAGAGAGTTGGCGGCTTCCTCCGGCTGCGCAGTGGCCGGAGAAGTGGCCGCCCGGCGCCATACGCCGGTGGCCGGGACATTTTTGGGCAGCGGCAAGCTCGAGGAAATCGCCGGTGTCGCGCGCGAAACCCAAGCGCACGTCGTCATCTTCAATCATGAGCTCTCGCCCGCCCAGCAGCGGAACATTGAAGACGCGCTGCGGGTGAAGACCATCGATCGCACGCAGCTCATCCTCGACATCTTTGCCCAGCGCGCGACATCCCAGGAAGGCAAAGTGCAGGTGGAGGTGGCACAGCTGCGGTATCTCCTCCCCCGGCTGGCGGGCAAGGGGATCATGCTCTCGCGGCTTGGAGGCGGCATCGGCACGCGCGGCCCCGGCGAGCAAAAACTCGAAGTCGATCGCCGGCGCATCCGCCACCGCATCGCGCGCCTCTCCGATGAATTGGAAAAGCTCGGGCGCCGGCGGCTGGCCACGCGCGCGCGGCGCAAGGAGACCGCGGTGCCGGTCATGGCGCTTGTCGGCTACAC encodes:
- the hflX gene encoding GTPase HflX yields the protein MPTERAVLVTIELDRRFSKDGMAWPLQDEAQELRELAASSGCAVAGEVAARRHTPVAGTFLGSGKLEEIAGVARETQAHVVIFNHELSPAQQRNIEDALRVKTIDRTQLILDIFAQRATSQEGKVQVEVAQLRYLLPRLAGKGIMLSRLGGGIGTRGPGEQKLEVDRRRIRHRIARLSDELEKLGRRRLATRARRKETAVPVMALVGYTNAGKSTLLNRLTRADAAARHQLFTTLDPLARRLRLPGGQIVILTDTVGFLHQLPHHLIEAFQATLEEARDAECLLHVVDASHPQASSQIEAVHEVLKTLALHEKPAITILNKRDRVANTDRLTALEHAYRPACAISAKTGEGLEALLALMELTLDNASEIA